Proteins from a single region of Meles meles chromosome 10, mMelMel3.1 paternal haplotype, whole genome shotgun sequence:
- the LOC123951869 gene encoding uncharacterized protein LOC123951869 — protein MGEGHLPLASCGCVWTGRNKAFVCSQKPGLWVIPHWISPRVPVLGARGIVRHIQDVSAVKSGNSGSHVRLPHAGAGEPACAGPTRKVWPSQRCHEIWSVRFTWCCGAHGPDVATCVGAGGHRCLSGREGGPVAQFSWPSLLGGSQDSGRHSVLPGGGQDILLVFPHPPTSLSQTHGDKEASWVCWVVLADAFCRRPPISKGLWGPTSPTRTETLAQACKQRVVWLCFLVLALASRSSGTLWPFILGALLLPTQQPCPTQAYPDTANPRVMKCPSLRVPGAPNPPGNSDSTWSLLVKRDRRPWGSSAHDPGDHTHTSRGNKKPGEDRTRRPHGAGPGVPLQ, from the exons ATGGGCGAGGGCCACCTGCCCCTGGCCTCCTGTGGCTGTGTGTGGACAGGCAG GAACAAGGCTTTCGTGTGCTCCCAGAAGCCTGGTCTCTGGGTCATCCCACATTGGATCAGCCCACGTGTCCCGGTTCTTGGCGCACGGGGGATTGTCCGTCATATCCAGGATGTTTCGGCTGTGAAGTCAGGAAACTCTGGGTCCCACGTGCGACTGCCCCATGCTGGGGCTGGAGAACCAGCGTGCGCCGGGCCCACGAGGAAAGTCTGGCCGTCACAGAGATGCCATGAGATTTGGTCCGTGCGGTTTACATGGTGCTGTGGCGCCCACGGTCCCGATGTGGCTACCtgcgtgggggcgggggggcacagGTGTCTCAGTGGTAGAGAAGGGGGACCCGTGGCTCAGTTTTCCTGGCCTAGCCTTCTTGGGGGGTCCCAAGACAGTGGGAGACACAGCGTGCTTCCTGGGGGGGGGCAGGACATCCTGCTGGtgttcccccatccccccacctcactGTCTCAGACGCATGGGGACAAAGAGGCCTCATGGGTCTGCTGGGTTGTCCTGGCAGATGCCTTTTGCAGGCGCCCTCCCATAAGCAAGGGGCTTTGGGGGCCCACCTCCCCCACCCGTACTGAGACCCTGGCCCAGGCTTGCAAACAGCGTGTAGTTTGGCTGTGTTTTTTGGTTCTCGCTCTGGCCTCTCGTTCCTCTGGAACCTTATGGCCATTCATTCTTGGGGCTCTCTTGTTACCAACTCAACAGCCTTGCCCAACCCAAGCGTACCCAGACACGGCCAATCCCCGTGTCATGAAATGTCCCTCCCTCCGTGTTCCCGGGGCCCCAAATCCACCTGGAAACTCTGATTCCACTTGGAGTCTGCTCGTGAAACGGGACCGGAGACCCTGGGGAAGTTcggctcatgatcctggggaccaCACACACACCTCGAGGGGAAACAAGAAACCAGGGGAGGACAGGACACGACGTCCCCACGGGGCAGGACCAGGTGTTCCTCTCCAGTAG